In Selenomonadales bacterium, a single window of DNA contains:
- the pdxS gene encoding pyridoxal 5'-phosphate synthase lyase subunit PdxS, with amino-acid sequence MRTGLNRGLAEMLKGGVIMDVVNAEQARIAEAAGAVAVMALERVPADIRKQGGVARMSDPELIIAIKEAVSIPVMAKVRIGHFVEAQILEALRIDFIDESEVLTPADDQCHIDKHRFAIPFVCGCRNLGEALRRIGEGAAMVRTKGEAGTGNVVEAVRHMRAVQSEMRRVMLAPDEELMTIAKEFGAPFPLVQEVKQLGRLPVVNFAAGGIATPADAALMMQLGCDGVFVGSGIFKSADPARRAAAIVQATTHFKDAERLAHISRGLGEAMPGLEIAGLAATYAQRGH; translated from the coding sequence ATGCGGACAGGGCTAAACCGGGGTTTGGCGGAAATGCTCAAGGGCGGCGTAATCATGGACGTAGTTAATGCGGAGCAGGCACGCATTGCAGAGGCGGCGGGGGCTGTCGCCGTTATGGCGCTAGAGCGCGTCCCGGCAGATATTCGCAAGCAGGGCGGGGTGGCGCGGATGAGCGACCCCGAGCTCATAATAGCCATCAAAGAAGCCGTGAGTATTCCCGTCATGGCAAAAGTACGCATTGGGCATTTTGTCGAAGCGCAGATTCTCGAAGCGCTTAGGATTGACTTTATTGACGAGAGCGAAGTATTAACGCCTGCTGATGACCAGTGCCATATCGACAAGCACCGCTTTGCTATCCCCTTCGTCTGCGGTTGCCGCAATCTAGGCGAAGCCTTGCGCCGTATCGGCGAGGGAGCGGCGATGGTGCGCACAAAGGGCGAGGCCGGAACCGGCAATGTAGTGGAAGCAGTGCGCCATATGCGGGCAGTGCAAAGCGAAATGCGCCGCGTGATGCTCGCTCCCGACGAGGAACTGATGACGATTGCTAAGGAGTTTGGCGCGCCGTTCCCACTTGTGCAAGAGGTGAAGCAGTTAGGCCGCCTTCCCGTAGTCAACTTTGCCGCTGGGGGCATCGCTACACCCGCCGACGCCGCGCTGATGATGCAGCTCGGATGTGACGGCGTCTTTGTCGGCTCGGGCATTTTCAAATCGGCAGACCCCGCGCGCCGTGCGGCGGCCATCGTGCAGGCGACAACGCACTTTAAGGATGCAGAGCGGCTGGCGCACATTTCGCGCGGCTTAGGCGAAGCCATGCCGGGGCTTGAGATTGCCGGGCTCGCGGCTACCTACGCGCAGAGGGGACACTAG
- a CDS encoding NYN domain-containing protein translates to MLIDYENVYWSLKNNYGFSLEPGMLVDGVRNLIGRQGHVVLMLAYADFDHPEFKGLQTELQRRSVEPRHVYSVNSEEDRRKNAADIELSLDALELVYTRLDIDYYCLVCGDRDVIQVIKKLHTRRKQVHVIGVERTTSKDLKQFADAFSSVERILGIEEMTAKAGETITPDLAFLIKKVNCLEQSRMAFVGLKLVTTRVLASLRDPQSVVSQAISEGILETYKVPNPSNNDFPTTACRLNRAHPFVEAILDTKEAKGTEPFAS, encoded by the coding sequence GTGCTGATTGATTACGAGAACGTCTACTGGAGTCTTAAGAACAACTATGGTTTTAGCCTTGAGCCCGGTATGCTTGTCGACGGAGTGCGAAACTTAATAGGGCGCCAAGGCCATGTAGTGCTAATGCTAGCGTATGCCGACTTTGACCACCCGGAGTTCAAGGGCCTGCAAACCGAACTGCAGCGACGTTCGGTCGAACCGCGACACGTATACTCAGTGAACTCTGAAGAGGATAGGCGCAAGAATGCGGCGGACATAGAGCTGTCGCTAGACGCACTAGAACTAGTCTACACGCGCCTCGACATCGACTACTACTGCCTAGTGTGCGGAGACAGAGACGTAATACAAGTCATCAAGAAGCTCCACACGCGGCGCAAGCAGGTACACGTAATCGGGGTAGAACGAACTACGAGCAAAGACCTCAAGCAGTTTGCCGACGCCTTTTCGTCTGTTGAGCGCATCCTAGGCATAGAAGAGATGACGGCTAAAGCGGGCGAAACAATTACACCTGACCTCGCCTTCCTAATAAAAAAGGTTAACTGCCTAGAGCAATCCCGTATGGCGTTCGTCGGGTTGAAGCTAGTTACCACAAGGGTGCTTGCGAGCCTGCGGGACCCGCAGTCCGTGGTGTCGCAGGCCATTAGCGAAGGGATACTTGAGACCTACAAGGTGCCAAACCCGAGCAACAATGATTTTCCCACCACCGCCTGCCGCCTCAACCGCGCGCATCCCTTCGTCGAAGCAATCCTCGACACCAAAGAAGCAAAAGGGACGGAGCCTTTTGCTTCATAG
- the pdxT gene encoding pyridoxal 5'-phosphate synthase glutaminase subunit PdxT, which produces MRVGVLALQGAVREHLRAVRQLGAIGIEVRLPEHLAGLDAMILPGGESTAMRRLLDKAELLLPLREFVLQKPTLGTCAGAILLARRIEPAYEEPVLGALDVTVERNAYGSQLDSFTCKAEVAGVPDFPLVFIRAPRFSKLGASVSVVATCREQIVGVRAGHIWALSFHPELTEDLRLHEMFLRSE; this is translated from the coding sequence GTGCGAGTTGGTGTCCTAGCGTTACAGGGTGCAGTCAGAGAGCACTTGCGCGCAGTCAGGCAGCTAGGGGCTATCGGCATAGAGGTCAGGCTGCCGGAGCACTTAGCAGGGCTAGACGCCATGATTCTTCCCGGCGGAGAAAGCACGGCCATGCGGCGCCTGCTCGACAAGGCGGAGCTACTTCTACCTCTTAGGGAGTTTGTGTTGCAGAAGCCTACGCTTGGGACCTGTGCCGGGGCGATTCTCTTGGCGCGGAGAATAGAACCTGCTTATGAGGAACCTGTTCTCGGCGCGCTTGATGTAACCGTCGAGCGCAACGCCTACGGTTCGCAGCTAGACAGCTTTACCTGCAAGGCCGAAGTTGCGGGTGTGCCGGATTTTCCGCTAGTCTTTATCCGCGCACCGCGTTTTAGTAAACTTGGCGCTAGCGTCAGCGTCGTGGCAACGTGCCGTGAGCAAATCGTAGGTGTGCGCGCCGGCCACATTTGGGCGCTTTCGTTTCACCCGGAGTTGACCGAGGATTTGCGCCTGCACGAAATGTTCCTTAGGTCGGAATAA